The proteins below come from a single Terriglobales bacterium genomic window:
- a CDS encoding response regulator, with protein sequence MANILCVDDEPHVVTLKRAILESAGHSVTACTSARDAIEKLRHNSYDAVVTDWRLGDANGRAVVQAAKDHSSMPVVVVSGYVAEAFQAAEPLADLYLEKPVNPEELVTIVNELLKSQERDEENQKRRRPS encoded by the coding sequence ATGGCAAATATCCTCTGCGTGGATGACGAGCCCCACGTTGTAACCCTCAAACGCGCCATTTTGGAATCCGCCGGCCATTCTGTAACCGCGTGCACTTCAGCGCGCGACGCCATAGAAAAACTGCGGCACAATTCCTATGACGCGGTTGTGACCGACTGGCGCCTTGGCGATGCCAACGGCCGCGCCGTCGTGCAGGCCGCGAAAGACCACTCCAGCATGCCTGTAGTCGTGGTGTCGGGCTACGTAGCCGAGGCCTTTCAGGCCGCCGAGCCACTCGCTGATCTGTATCTGGAAAAGCCGGTAAATCCGGAGGAACTCGTCACCATCGTGAACGAGCTGCTTAAGAGCCAGGAACGTGACGAGGAGAACCAAAAGCGGCGTAGGCCTTCGTAA